Within uncultured Methanoregula sp., the genomic segment GGTTGGTTTATGGCGCACTTCGCCCGCGTGGACCAGGAGGCTTGCGACCAGGATCTCATCGGTGAATTCCTTAACAATTGCCCCGTCGTTGTCAACAAGAAGTGCCAGGAATGCCTGGAGGTTCTTTGCGTACATCTGGCTTGTGTGGAACGGGATCCGGGCCGGAAGATTCTGCGGCCCGATGATCATGACGCCATGTTCCCGGACGGTCTTACCGGCCTGGGTCAGCTCGCAGTTGCCGCCGGATTCTGCGGCCATATCGATGATGACGGCACCCGGTCGCATCATTGCCACGGTATCCCGGGTAATAAGGACGGGAGCTTTCCGGCCGGGGATGGCAGCCGTTGTGATGACGATATCGGCACGCGCAACTGCTGTTGATACCATCTGCTGTTCCTTCTCCTTTTCTTCCGGTGTAAGTTCGCGGGCATAACCGCCCTGGCCTTCGGCATTGATCTCCAGTTCGAGGAACTTGGCACCAAGGCTACGGACCTGTTCGCCAGCTGCTCGCCGGACATCGTAGGCCTCGACAAGGGCACCGAGCCGCTTTGCCGTGGCAATCGCCATCAGGCCGGCAACACCGGCACCAAGGATGAGCACCGTTGCCGGTCGTATGGTTCCTGCGGCGGTTGTCAGCATCGGGAGGAACTTCGGGCAGTTATCGGCACCCATGACGGCCGCCACGTACCCGCCGGCTGTTGCCTGGGAACTGAGTGCATCCATGCTCTGGGCACGGGTGATTCGCGGGACAAGTTCAAGGGAAAAGGCGGTGATCCTGCGGTCGCGCATCTTCGCAATCGCCTCAAGGTTGTTTGAAGCGTTCATGAAGCCGATCACAATGGTACCTTCCGCAAGCTGTTCGATATCGGCAACGGTCGGGGGCTGGACACGCAGGACGATCCGGGCACCGCTGAACAGTTCGGCCGGACCGGACGCGATCTTAGCACCGGCGGCAACATAGAGATTGTCCGGATAAAAGGCCCCGGTTCCTGCGTTATGCTCGACCCGGACCTCATAACCCGATTTCGTGAATTTCTGTACAACCTCAGGAACCGTTGCAACGCGCTGTTCACCGGGGGTAAGTTCCCGGGGAACGGCGATTATAACCGGTTTCGCTGACGGATCTTTCGGAACGGCCGGAATAGATCCTTTTATCGGTTGTGCGGGGATGGCGTCCGTCACAATTCCCACTCCGTCAGTTCAGCATTTTCAATAAAGAACAACATTTTGACTCCCTTAAATAATCTGCAATGTATCGTACTGATAGGATCTAGAGCTTCTTTATTTTACGCACCCGTACCGCGATCCCGCGTTTCGAACGGGTCATGTCTTCAGCCGGGAGTGCAGCTTTCCCTACAGCGAGCGCCCGTGCACCTATAACAAGCACCTCATCGCCATCGCGTATCCCGGGATCTGCGGAAGAGACGCCGGGGATGAGGACATCCCCTTCCGGAATGAAGTCATCGATATGGACCCGGTAACCGGAGGGGATCATCTTCCAGCCATCCAGCGTGGGGCGGAGGAGACCGGTTACCGTATCGATCGAGAAAATCTGCACATTGTTCCGGCCATAGAAAATTTCCGGGAAATGGCCCCGCAATGCGCTTCCTTTTGTATCGACATCGCAGTCGAACTGGTACGAGATCATTCCATGGAGCCGGTCGTCCTTGATCCTGCGCTCGCCGGTAAGTGCTGCATCGAGCCGGTTCAGGGCCGTATCGCTGGTCGGATTCTCCTCGCAGGAGCATTCAAGGGTTATGCCGCAGGCAACAGCTGCCATCCGCGCAACCCTGAGTGCTCCCCCTTCCAGGTGGGCAATAATGCGGCGGTATGGGTTTTTCATGAAGTAGCGGGTAAGAATCCCCGCGATCACGGCACATTCCTCAGCATCCCAGTAGCCGGTAACCGGTACATCATAATGTCCTGCCGGGTATATGGTTTCAAGTTCGCGGGGAACCAGTCCGAGCGGGGAGGTAACGATCAGCTCGTGAGCCCGCCCGCCGACAGCCTGCTGGAACCTGCGGTGACTCTGCGAAAGGGAATAGGGTTTCCTGGCCGAGCAGGGAAGGAGGACTGCAACATCCGTTTTGGGCGGGATATACCGGGTGACAACCCGATCGGCAAACCGGCGCACTTCTGCGCGCTGCATGGACTCACCGGAATTTGCCCGCATCACGCCGCCCCGGGCTATCGGCTGCTGCTGTTCCATGAAGGCATACTGGTTGTCCAGGTGGCGCATGATGGCAACCTGTGCTGCATCCATCCGGCAGCGGGATTCTACAAGATCCCGGAGCTGTGACTGTTCGATGAACTTCATCACCAGCGCAACTTCCTGCCGGAGCGCTTCCCGGTTGTGCTCCTTGAGATCGCCGGCTTTACAGCCCGGGCAGGTGCAGAGACCTTTTGAAAGAGTATCCCGGGAAAATTCTCCTTCCGGGGTACAGAAAATTCCCTGGGCCGACTTGAGGTCGACCGCGCAATAATCGAAAAGATCAAAGCCGGTGTAACAGAGGATAGCAACAGTTGAGGGAAGAGCTGCTGCCGGTGCATACCAGGCTGTATCGGTTGGTGTCTTTTCCTTGAGGGAGACAAGCCAGGTTACATATGAACGGGGATTGGAAAATGCGGTGTGCCAGTTTGCGACCATCACACAGTCACCGCTGTCTGCCGGGTTTTCAAGGCAGGGGTGAATGGCTATGGGTTGTTCCCCGTCGTTGTTCAGGAATTCTTGGACAAAGGATGCCGGTGCACTGAGCGGGATATTGGAACAGTTCCGGGAAGCAAGTGCCGGGAAGAGGGATGCTGTATCAGTTACAGCGGGCAGCTTGTACGAGCCCGTACCGGCTTCAAGGATCCCGGCCCGTGCAAGCCCGTCGCGTTTCCTGATATTAAACCGGGTCATTGCGCACCTCGATATCTCCCAGCTCCTGCCGGACCAGCGGTTCCCAGCGGGGATTGCACGCCAGGGTAAACCTGCTTTCCGGGTGGCTGTCGATAAGCCTGCGGACTCCTTTGAGTCCCTGCCTCACCATGGATTCATCCCATTCGGGAATTTCCGAGGGGCCGATCGGGAACGTCTCCTTGAGTTCCTTTGGATAAGGGCCGAACGGGGGCTTGAAGAAAAGCGTATCTTCAAATTCATCCCGCTCGCCGCCGTCAAAGGCAATAAGCACGGTTTTATTGAGCCTGAGGCGCGAAAGCATCTCCTGGTACCGCACAATCTCGGTCCTGGCGCAGCTCTCATCTCCCCGGTAAAAGAACCGGCGTTTGGTGGCCCGGTCATGCTGTTCAAGGGCCGGGGCATGTCTGAGCAGTTCGCGATATCCAGACAGGAGCTGCGGGTGTCCCCGGCAGCGCTCGTCCACCAGTTCCCAGAGCGTCCCGTCCCCGATTGCCTGGCGTATCCGCGAGATCTCGGCAAGAGTGACATAGAGATTGTGGAGCGCAAGAAGGCGCTCGCGGTCCGGTGCGGCGTTGAGTTCTTCAGCAGTATGGGACCGGCAGACCGAACAGGCGCAGGGAAGATCCGAGAGTTCGCCAATCCGGAAACTCCCGTGCACGGTGAGATACCGGCCGTCTTTTGCATAGAGTGCATAGGCAGCTGAGTCGAAGAGATCGCAGCCCATTGCCGTTGCAAGAGCAAACATGGATGGATGTCCGGCCCCGAAAAGGTGGATACAGGCAGAGGGAGAAAGTGTCCGCTTTGCCGCCATAACCACCTTGACGAGATCGCGGTACCGGTATGATTCCATGAGTGGCACAACAGCACCCACCGGGCAGAACGAGAATCCCAGATCGGTTACTTCCCGCCCGGCCTGTTCGCGGAGGTCTTCAAAAATGCCGCCCTGGACTGGCCCGGCAATCGGGGCATCGGGGCCGAAGACTTTTTTAGCTTCGGCAAGGCGCTGCATGGTAATTGAGAGTTCCTGTTCGGTTGTGGCGCGGTCGGTTGACGGGTGTGTCGGGATATCGAGGGGCACCCAGATGTCGCTCCCGATATCGCGCTGGAATGACAATGTCTCGGTATTGGTTATGGAAACCTGCCCGTACACCGAGAGCTGGAAAGAACCGGAATCGGTCATGATAACGCCATCGAAATCAAGGACCTTATGCAGACCCTCGGCCAGGACCCGTTCGCGGTACTGCTTGCTCTGGGAAAAGATGTACGCGTTGGTGATAATTGCCTCAACGCCCATTGCCCGCATCTCCTTAGGGCTCACCAGCTGCAGGTGGGGATTGATAACCGGGAGCAGGGCAGGGGTCCTGACGATTTTTTTCCCGACGGTCAGTTTACCGCTGCGTCCTGCTATATCGCTGTAAAGACTCTCGAATGCAATTGCCATGCCGCACCGTAATGTCCTTTTATATGTGCTGTTAAGAGGTTAAACGGTTCCTCTGCTATTTCTCGGAAAAGATCTGCCCTTCGAATGTCAGGACTTCGATGTTCGGGTATGTCCAGCAGCGGGCCGGAAGCCCGGCTTTCCGGCAGGAGTGGTCAAGGAATGTCTCAGCATCCCACCCGTATTCGGTTGCTACCTGGGGAAGGAGCAGGCCGCTAGTACCCATGCCCCGGATGATCAGCCCGTGTTTCCCGATCTCGATGTGACGGACCCGGTCGGAAGGACTTCCATTGATTGCTTCCGGGATGGTGAGAATGGTCACTTCAACAGATATTGTGGGCAGTTCATCTTTTTTAACGGGCGGGAACCGGGGGTCTTCAAGTGCTGCTGCTTTTGCTGCATGTTCAAGAGCTTCACCAAGGGGCATAACCGGGTACGGCAGCCCGATACATCCCCGGAGCTGACCATCTTTACTGATGGTGACGAAGACTCCGCGCTTTTCCCGGAAAACCGGTGTCAGGGACAGGGCGGGTCCGGGTTTTTTTGCACAGGCAGACTCAATGGTGCCGCGGGCCAGGCGGACAGCCAGGATTCCTTCATCAGCAGTGAGCAGTTGCATATCCATCCCCTTACGTTGTGACTGACTATGGCGCACCTTGGTTAACAATCTATCGAACCTGACCAACCGGCACATGGCAGGCGCTGGGCTTATCTCATTCCCCTTCCCATCTATACAGGAGAGGGAGAGAGCGGCCGACGGTGACTTAAGTGTTGCTGAGGAAAGTCCCCCCACCCACCGGGCACGCAGCCGTACACAAGTACGGGTGGCGAGAGTCACGGCAATGGCACAGAAACGACACGGCCTGTTTTCAGTCATGATGCGGTTGAGCCCACAAGGCAAGAAGCATGGTTTCCATGCGAGTAACCCGCTGAGCGTTAACAAACAGGATACGGTGAAACGGCGAATCCCTGCGGGTGCAAGCCAGAACAGGACAATGGAGCGCTCGGTATCCGTCCGGGTTTGGCGCAGAGCTGAATGCCGCTAAAACAGAAGGAGGCTTACTCCTCCCACTCACTTATTCTTACGAACGTTAAACCGGTTTTTCTGCGATTATCTTTCCAAATAATTCTTACCGGATAATTATTATTTGAAACGTCCCAGCATGCCTTTTTTCTGGGGTGGCTTGCGGCCTTTCTGGGATGAGCCGGGCATATCCCCTCCATCGTTATCTCCTGACCACGTGCTTTTATCCTTCAGCTCATCGGCTATCATGGGAAGGTGGGCATATTTTTTGGGGGGAACGGAAACCTGCCGGTCTGAACCCCGGGCCGGGGCTGCAGGTTCATCGGCAACCAGCGGAAGGTGACCATATTTTTTCTGGTTTTGGACGGGAAGCGGTGCCGGCATTTCATCAAAAGTGCCTTCATCGGACCAGGGATCCCAGTCAGGTTCAGGTTCCTGCTTTGCCGGTAGTTTGGGATGGGTACTTTTTCTGGGTTGTACAAGGACCGAAGCTGCAGTCTGCCGGGCCGGTGGTTCCTTCTTTCGGACCGGGACCGCTGACTGGCTGAACGGCGTACCGCACCGCGTGCAGAACTGGGATTCATTATCTATTGCGGGAATGCCGCACCCGGGACAAACCGGGGGCACAGCAGGGATCCGGGTGCCGCAGCGGTTGCAGAATTCTGCAAGTTCATCGGATACTACCATGCCGCATGAAGGGCAAAGCGGAAACTCAGGTTCCGTCACTTCTATGATTCCTGCCCCGCACCGGTTGCAGAAGACGGCCTCATCATCAGGAGCGGGTATTCCGCATTTCCCACATTTCCGGGTCATATATCACTAATGGATAAAACCGGCTTTAGTATAAACACTCTGATCCAGACCGGGTTCCGGATGAAAAAAACTGATTCACTGGGAAAATATAACACTTCATGCCTTTTTATGGGGAGAGGAAAAGACTCTTTTCATGGGGTCCCGGTAATATTTGCCGGCAACCACCCTGCGGACGCCCCCGCGGGGATTATCGGTATCGCCGGTGTAGCGGGGAATGAAGTGGCAGTGACAGTGCATAACGGTCTGTCCGGCTGCCTCCCCGATATTATACCCCAGATTGTAGCCGGCCGGACTGAAATTCTCATCAACAATTTTTCTGCATTCCTCAATGAGTTCCGTCATGGCCTGCTTCTCAT encodes:
- a CDS encoding HIT family protein; this encodes MERTQHCPFCSPNDQETIARNTLCYALWDRFPVSKGHLLVIPFRHTPDYFSLTHDEKQAMTELIEECRKIVDENFSPAGYNLGYNIGEAAGQTVMHCHCHFIPRYTGDTDNPRGGVRRVVAGKYYRDPMKRVFSSPHKKA
- the arcS gene encoding archaeosine synthase subunit alpha, translated to MTRFNIRKRDGLARAGILEAGTGSYKLPAVTDTASLFPALASRNCSNIPLSAPASFVQEFLNNDGEQPIAIHPCLENPADSGDCVMVANWHTAFSNPRSYVTWLVSLKEKTPTDTAWYAPAAALPSTVAILCYTGFDLFDYCAVDLKSAQGIFCTPEGEFSRDTLSKGLCTCPGCKAGDLKEHNREALRQEVALVMKFIEQSQLRDLVESRCRMDAAQVAIMRHLDNQYAFMEQQQPIARGGVMRANSGESMQRAEVRRFADRVVTRYIPPKTDVAVLLPCSARKPYSLSQSHRRFQQAVGGRAHELIVTSPLGLVPRELETIYPAGHYDVPVTGYWDAEECAVIAGILTRYFMKNPYRRIIAHLEGGALRVARMAAVACGITLECSCEENPTSDTALNRLDAALTGERRIKDDRLHGMISYQFDCDVDTKGSALRGHFPEIFYGRNNVQIFSIDTVTGLLRPTLDGWKMIPSGYRVHIDDFIPEGDVLIPGVSSADPGIRDGDEVLVIGARALAVGKAALPAEDMTRSKRGIAVRVRKIKKL
- the tgtA gene encoding tRNA guanosine(15) transglycosylase TgtA, which produces MAIAFESLYSDIAGRSGKLTVGKKIVRTPALLPVINPHLQLVSPKEMRAMGVEAIITNAYIFSQSKQYRERVLAEGLHKVLDFDGVIMTDSGSFQLSVYGQVSITNTETLSFQRDIGSDIWVPLDIPTHPSTDRATTEQELSITMQRLAEAKKVFGPDAPIAGPVQGGIFEDLREQAGREVTDLGFSFCPVGAVVPLMESYRYRDLVKVVMAAKRTLSPSACIHLFGAGHPSMFALATAMGCDLFDSAAYALYAKDGRYLTVHGSFRIGELSDLPCACSVCRSHTAEELNAAPDRERLLALHNLYVTLAEISRIRQAIGDGTLWELVDERCRGHPQLLSGYRELLRHAPALEQHDRATKRRFFYRGDESCARTEIVRYQEMLSRLRLNKTVLIAFDGGERDEFEDTLFFKPPFGPYPKELKETFPIGPSEIPEWDESMVRQGLKGVRRLIDSHPESRFTLACNPRWEPLVRQELGDIEVRNDPV
- a CDS encoding TIGR00296 family protein translates to MQLLTADEGILAVRLARGTIESACAKKPGPALSLTPVFREKRGVFVTISKDGQLRGCIGLPYPVMPLGEALEHAAKAAALEDPRFPPVKKDELPTISVEVTILTIPEAINGSPSDRVRHIEIGKHGLIIRGMGTSGLLLPQVATEYGWDAETFLDHSCRKAGLPARCWTYPNIEVLTFEGQIFSEK
- a CDS encoding Re/Si-specific NAD(P)(+) transhydrogenase subunit alpha, whose product is MTDAIPAQPIKGSIPAVPKDPSAKPVIIAVPRELTPGEQRVATVPEVVQKFTKSGYEVRVEHNAGTGAFYPDNLYVAAGAKIASGPAELFSGARIVLRVQPPTVADIEQLAEGTIVIGFMNASNNLEAIAKMRDRRITAFSLELVPRITRAQSMDALSSQATAGGYVAAVMGADNCPKFLPMLTTAAGTIRPATVLILGAGVAGLMAIATAKRLGALVEAYDVRRAAGEQVRSLGAKFLELEINAEGQGGYARELTPEEKEKEQQMVSTAVARADIVITTAAIPGRKAPVLITRDTVAMMRPGAVIIDMAAESGGNCELTQAGKTVREHGVMIIGPQNLPARIPFHTSQMYAKNLQAFLALLVDNDGAIVKEFTDEILVASLLVHAGEVRHKPTLDLLTGGKS
- a CDS encoding zinc ribbon domain-containing protein, whose translation is MTRKCGKCGIPAPDDEAVFCNRCGAGIIEVTEPEFPLCPSCGMVVSDELAEFCNRCGTRIPAVPPVCPGCGIPAIDNESQFCTRCGTPFSQSAVPVRKKEPPARQTAASVLVQPRKSTHPKLPAKQEPEPDWDPWSDEGTFDEMPAPLPVQNQKKYGHLPLVADEPAAPARGSDRQVSVPPKKYAHLPMIADELKDKSTWSGDNDGGDMPGSSQKGRKPPQKKGMLGRFK